A section of the Spirosoma pollinicola genome encodes:
- a CDS encoding LOG family protein — MKICVYCASSAKVDRMYFDATEKLALEFVKAKIDVIYGGGAIGLMGKLADTIIENGGKIKGIMPKFMNEVEWAHKKVVDFEFTDSMHERKAKFLEDIDGLVTLPGGSGTLEELLEAITLKRLGQFTKPIIILNTNGFYDPLRTMLEKCVSEQFMHEKHLEMWSFVDNPEEVIDSIINAPTWEQSAINFATNK; from the coding sequence ATGAAAATTTGTGTTTATTGCGCTTCAAGTGCAAAGGTTGATCGTATGTATTTTGACGCAACAGAAAAATTAGCCCTCGAATTTGTAAAGGCCAAAATAGATGTTATCTATGGGGGCGGGGCGATTGGGTTGATGGGAAAGCTGGCGGATACAATTATTGAGAACGGGGGTAAAATAAAAGGTATTATGCCCAAGTTTATGAATGAAGTTGAGTGGGCGCATAAGAAGGTCGTCGATTTCGAGTTCACCGATAGCATGCATGAACGGAAAGCAAAATTTTTAGAAGATATTGACGGACTGGTAACGTTGCCAGGCGGCAGTGGGACTCTGGAAGAACTCTTGGAAGCCATCACGCTTAAGCGGCTTGGGCAGTTTACAAAACCAATTATCATTCTGAACACGAATGGATTTTATGACCCATTACGGACGATGCTTGAGAAATGTGTTAGTGAACAGTTCATGCATGAGAAGCACTTGGAAATGTGGTCGTTTGTTGATAATCCTGAAGAGGTGATCGATAGTATTATCAATGCACCCACTTGGGAACAAAGTGCTATAAATTTTGCCACGAACAAGTAA
- a CDS encoding antibiotic biosynthesis monooxygenase, translating into MSAPTPIDIDSAVTTIIVQRPYKNQIPAYENWLKEIVPLAQQAEGHRGVNIIRPHAASEAYTIVLHFASEASLRTWLESDTRRQMVEKVRPFLNTAETIDIKTGLEYWFTPSQNRKAAPPYKQFLITLSAIFPLSVLVSWFLSPIASALPVLQFPFVKPFITSNIIVALMTFVIMPRYVKLVAKWLYSES; encoded by the coding sequence ATGTCAGCGCCTACCCCCATCGACATTGACAGTGCCGTTACGACAATTATTGTTCAGCGTCCTTATAAAAACCAGATTCCCGCATACGAAAACTGGCTAAAAGAAATTGTGCCCCTGGCGCAGCAGGCAGAGGGACATCGGGGCGTAAATATCATCAGGCCGCACGCAGCGAGCGAAGCGTATACCATCGTCCTTCATTTCGCATCGGAAGCGAGTCTGCGTACCTGGCTGGAATCCGACACACGTCGGCAGATGGTAGAGAAGGTGCGCCCGTTCCTGAACACAGCCGAAACGATCGACATAAAAACAGGACTCGAATACTGGTTTACTCCATCACAAAACAGAAAAGCCGCCCCACCTTACAAGCAGTTTCTGATCACCTTATCGGCCATTTTTCCGTTATCGGTCCTCGTATCGTGGTTCCTCTCCCCTATTGCTTCGGCTTTACCGGTATTACAGTTCCCTTTCGTAAAACCGTTCATCACAAGTAACATCATCGTCGCACTCATGACTTTTGTTATCATGCCCCGCTATGTAAAGCTGGTAGCGAAATGGCTGTATAGCGAAAGCTGA